The Aneurinibacillus migulanus genome contains the following window.
AAGACAGGGGAGAAATATCAAAACATTATTGAGGCAGCTGTGAAAGTAATTGCCCGTTATGGCTATCACCAGGCACAAGTATCAAAAATCGCCCGGGAGGCTTCAGTTGCAGACGGGACAATTTATCTTTATTTCAATAATAAGGATGACATATTAATCTCGCTATTTAAGGAGAAGATAGGTGCTTTCATCGATACAGCCCGAACGCGAATCGAACCGCTGGACAGGGCGGATGACCGTTTGCGTGAACTCATCTATATGCACCTATGGCAGATGTCGCAAGATCGCGATTTAGCCATTGTAACTCAGATTGAAACGCGACAATCCAATCCGGTTCTTAGAGCGGGGATTTATGAGGTGCTTAAACATTATTTGAATTTGATTGATGAAGTGGTTTTCCTGGGTAAAAAACAGGGAATGTTTGGAGCAGACGTAGACCACC
Protein-coding sequences here:
- a CDS encoding TetR/AcrR family transcriptional regulator; this translates as MAKKTGEKYQNIIEAAVKVIARYGYHQAQVSKIAREASVADGTIYLYFNNKDDILISLFKEKIGAFIDTARTRIEPLDRADDRLRELIYMHLWQMSQDRDLAIVTQIETRQSNPVLRAGIYEVLKHYLNLIDEVVFLGKKQGMFGADVDHRVARKMIFGTLDEVVTSWVMNERDYNLVTLVESIHNLFINGLKVAKQ